AACGATGCGTCATTGATATAAATcaattatgattatttttcatCCCTCGCCCTCTCCACGGTTTATGTTACACAGTTAACCATTCGCGCACCAACTGGTGATGAAATGTCACCCGGTAACGAGATTAACCTTCAAATGGGCAACCGGATGCCCGGGTATTCtttttaactttaaactgcaattattTTTGATTCGTtgcttatattttttttattgctgaaCTTTGCAATAGCCTcccaattttttatttccgattttttggtgtaTAATAATCGAAAACCGAAATCctccgaaaggtatgcaatgtttaaacactcagattcctgataccaggaaagcaaccacggaagaggtagcacctagtacagcaattttgctcgaaaaccgccgaaaggtatgcaatatttaaacactaactttcccgttggtcgagtaaaattttgcagcaattttgctcaaaaaccgccgaaagttatgcaatgtttaaacactaactttcccgttggtggagcaaaatttcttcgaaaactaccagtttccgaatgtatagtaccaggagagcatgcacggaagaggtagctcctggtactgcgccggaaggtatgcaatcaacttgcaatacaatgcgccgtaaggtatgcaatgtttaaacactaactttttttaaaccagctgttttcagattccagataccagaagagcatgtttttcaagaggtagcacctggtaaggtgttgcatgtaagatgttgcatgccagatgttgcgcaacatatgttgcgtgacatatgttgcatgccagatgctgtgcaacatatgttgcgcaacatgtgtcgcgcaacatgtgttgtgcaacatcctggtaccaggtgttacctcttgagagacatgctctcctggtatcggaaatctcaaaacagctggtttgtatggaaagttagtgtttaaacattgcataccttacggcgcattgcattgcaagttggttacaaagttagtgtataaacattgcataccttacggcgcagtaccaggagctacctcttcagtggatgctctcctggtactatacattcaaaaattggaagttttcgaagaattttttcacgattaacgggaaagttagtgtttaaacattgcatacctttcggcggttttcgagcaaaagtactatactaggtgctacctcttccgtggatgctctcctggtataggaaatctgaaatcagctggttttgtatgaaaagttagtgtttaaacattgcatacctttcggcggttttcgagcaaaattgctgtacaaggtgctacctttcttttgttttccgaTGTTGGATGTTTTCCGTTTAATCCATCtcccttacactagcgatcgctctcacgggtttgatagtatacAATTGCATTGTATGatgcgcaaatttattccacgctgcagatGAATGATTACTGATGAATAATCGAATgattacttgtttcttttttttttattataatatgtgtgatataaaacaatgcaaaaaatgtgtgatatagatagaaagcattgtttagctacgaaaaccgttaattgtatacgtcaaaacgtatgaaatacccgggtattctggttgccaacttacgtgtgtaaatttggttgacaactctacggttaaaGATGCGAAAAGTTGCATCCCCTTGCAAAACGGAACACCCACAGCCCGAACAATGTGTTTGCGTTCAAttcaaaaccaaaagaaaaaacgagGCACAACGTAACGCCGGATATTGTGGAACGCAATTTACACGCAACCAATTTAATGAGCTTccaaacggggaaaaaaaggcgATCGAAATTGAAGGATTAACTTACGCCCGAGTAGCCTCTGCACTTTGCTCGCGAGCTGGACGGCCATTGCAACGGTCGGTACAGTTGCACTCGTACAGCAGCCCTCCCGGCACCGGGTATTTCCGGAGCCAAAGCCACATTTTAATCAGCTTCCAGCGCATTAATGTTCAATCAGGTGTGAGACCGTTCTTCTCGCGCTAAGCTTCTTTCGTGGGGTTTCCACCTGCGTAcggtgtgcgtttgtttttatggGAAAACACTTTAGGTAGTTTATGGCCAGCGAATGAACAAGTTATGCAAGTGgcaattttcaaatttaaattattttgggTGTGATGAATAATTTTGCACTCTTAAAGAATACACTTTTGAGCATATTTCGaaagatttatttaattatttcaagTAAATTGTTAGCTtgtgaataaaacatttatttaaagcacaatttattttattacaactTTAACCACTTTCAACCATGGCATCTATGGCATGGCATCGTAAATGAACCGTAAAGTGTTTAATGATTGGTAACAATTGTGGCAATCATTTTTATGCCTGTCTGTCCCACCGCCACACGCCACCGCCCAGTGGCACATTGATGGTTGTGGATatgggtttcttttttatttccttcatgctcgatgtttttttccatACAAGATTTGTAATGGTGtaaaatgagttaaaataaaagcacaccAATCCcgtttggtgtgtgtttgctttaagCACATTACTTCCAGCTGAGCTGATGCATCCACATTGCAATGATTATGTGCATTACATCTCACCAAACGAATTGTAAATTGTTTGGCGTTGCGTTTGCTGCATTGTTTGGttggttatttattttatttaatcaatAATTAATCACACCGCAACCACTTTATCGAGCTGAATTTATCGATATGGACGTATGTTACACTTTATGTAACATTAACTCATGATACAATGactcaattaattatttaaattttttaataattttattcaacattaaattaaattagtttCTTTTCAACACCTTTTTTAACGCTTTTAACCCAACCCATGACAACAATAGGAATAATGCATCGTCTAGGAAACGCTTTCCGCTGATACGGTAATCTCATGTTTTGCTTGCCACCATAAAACATTCGCACGATATAAAAATCCAAAAAGAAGGGTTTATTATTCATTCCTCCATTATCTGATCGCGGCGATTGCTGCACCTTGGCAACGACAATAGCAAGTCTTTGTGTACACTCCGGTTTTAGCTGGGCTGGCTTCCTCCAGACGCGCGATCTACTTATCTGGTCGCACGTCCATCATAAACGTTCTGCAATCGGCCCGCTGACCTACACTAATCTGACCGACTCGCTACAAAAAACCGGTTCCAGCCAAGGGACGCACAGTGAAATGCAACGAATTGCAAACCACCAGTGCATCGTCACACGCCAGCAGTACAACAACACTAGTGAGCTCTTGCAATGGGACTCCCGGTCGGTTTACTACttgtgtgtggtgtgcttTGTTTAGTAGTGTATTTCATTAGACAGCGGTACTACTACTGGAAGGATCGGAATGTACCAACGCTGTCGAGTCCGTTTCCGCTCGGCAATTTTGCAGGACTTCGCAACAAGTCCCTTGCGGATGTGTCCATCGAGCTGTACCGGCGGATGGACCGAAGGGAACGGTTCTACGGACTGTCGATCATGCTGCAACCAACGATCATGGTCACCGATCTGGATCTGATCAAAACCCTGCTGATAAAGGACTTTGCCTACTTCCCGGACCATGGCGTCTACCACAACGAGCGGGTGGATGCGCTCTCCTGCCATCTGTTCTGTCTCGAGGGTGCCAAGTGGAAGAGCATACGGTCGAAGCTATCGCCCACCTTCACGTCCGGCCGGATGAAGGGAATGTTTCCAATTCTGATGAAAGTGTCGACAAATTTCACCCACTTCCTGCGCACGGCGGTGGGCAGCTCGGGCGAGATCGACGTGAAGGATTGCTGTGCGCGCATGATGATCGACAACATCGGTGGCTGTGCGTTCGGTATCGAGTGTAACAGCTTTCACGAGCCGGACAGTGCGTTCCGGCGCACCGGTCAGCTTGTGTTTCACAGTCCGCGGCATTCGCAGGTGGTCAGCAATTTGCTGCGGTTGTATCCCGCGCTTGGGCGCGCACTTGGGCTGAAGGTGAACCACGATGAGGTGATTGAGTTCTTTACCGGGCTGGTCGAGCGAACGGTGGCGATGCGTGAGAACAGTTCCACCAAGCGGAGCGATTTGATTGACATGATGATGGAGCTAAGGGCCGCCTCGAACGGTGCCGCACTCACGATGAACGAGCTGATGGCGCAAGCGTTCGGATTCTTCCTGGCCGGTTACGAAACGTCGTCCTCGAACGTGACCTTCTGTCTGTACGAGTTGGCGCTGAATGAGGCGTGCCAGGAACGGGCCCGGGTGTGCGTGCAGGATGCTTTGCAAAGACATGGCGGCTTAACGTACGAAGCATTAACCGACATGGACTACCTGGACCGTTGCATCAATGGTATGTTCAAGCGGCCTCGTTTTCGCGTACAAACTCCCCCTTTAATTACCGCAAATTAATCTTTCAGAAACGCTCAGGAAATATCCTCCCCTGCCCGTTCTGCCACGTCTGTCCTGCAAAGCGTACAAAATCCCTGGCAGCGATCTCGTCATACCACCAAGGATGAAGGTCCACATACCGGTGTACGCAATACAGCGCGACGAACGTTACTATCCCGAGCCGGACCGGTTC
The Anopheles moucheti chromosome 2, idAnoMoucSN_F20_07, whole genome shotgun sequence genome window above contains:
- the LOC128299216 gene encoding probable cytochrome P450 6a13, with translation MGLPVGLLLVCGVLCLVVYFIRQRYYYWKDRNVPTLSSPFPLGNFAGLRNKSLADVSIELYRRMDRRERFYGLSIMLQPTIMVTDLDLIKTLLIKDFAYFPDHGVYHNERVDALSCHLFCLEGAKWKSIRSKLSPTFTSGRMKGMFPILMKVSTNFTHFLRTAVGSSGEIDVKDCCARMMIDNIGGCAFGIECNSFHEPDSAFRRTGQLVFHSPRHSQVVSNLLRLYPALGRALGLKVNHDEVIEFFTGLVERTVAMRENSSTKRSDLIDMMMELRAASNGAALTMNELMAQAFGFFLAGYETSSSNVTFCLYELALNEACQERARVCVQDALQRHGGLTYEALTDMDYLDRCINETLRKYPPLPVLPRLSCKAYKIPGSDLVIPPRMKVHIPVYAIQRDERYYPEPDRFDPDRFAPDRVAERHFSTFLPFGEGPRVCIGQRLGVMQSRIGLATILANFRVRPGPRTQIPIVYAKDAVTLQSQDEVFLQVEPL